The following coding sequences lie in one Paenibacillus durus ATCC 35681 genomic window:
- a CDS encoding TetR/AcrR family transcriptional regulator: MESQRKRIDRRSRRSQQLLKQSFMELMREKGFTAMTIQDITDRADVNRGTFYAHFPDKYALLELSIREKFRSLLDDKLPSASVWDNNNLRILIHAVLEHFRSLYGRCSPVDTVNQLFERTVQEELAALLSRWLEQLQASQAEWKVPIETMALMISWSIFGAAAQWSRGKSGFTVEKVTDHVLVMITEGAARIARIDLLD; this comes from the coding sequence ATGGAATCACAAAGAAAAAGGATCGACCGGCGCAGCAGGCGGTCACAGCAATTATTAAAGCAATCCTTTATGGAGCTGATGAGAGAAAAGGGCTTTACCGCGATGACGATTCAGGACATTACCGACCGGGCGGATGTCAACAGAGGCACGTTCTATGCGCATTTTCCCGACAAATACGCCCTTTTAGAACTATCCATTCGCGAGAAATTCCGAAGCCTCTTGGACGACAAGCTGCCGTCAGCCTCCGTGTGGGATAACAACAATTTACGCATTCTCATTCATGCAGTGTTGGAGCACTTTAGATCGTTATACGGCCGCTGCAGTCCCGTTGATACGGTAAATCAGCTGTTCGAACGAACGGTGCAGGAGGAGCTTGCGGCGCTGTTATCACGGTGGCTTGAACAGCTTCAAGCCTCTCAAGCGGAGTGGAAAGTTCCCATCGAAACGATGGCCCTCATGATCAGTTGGTCGATCTTTGGTGCTGCAGCCCAGTGGAGCAGGGGAAAAAGCGGTTTTACCGTGGAAAAAGTGACCGATCACGTACTTGTTATGATCACGGAGGGTGCAGC